Proteins from one Podospora pseudoanserina strain CBS 124.78 chromosome 1, whole genome shotgun sequence genomic window:
- a CDS encoding hypothetical protein (EggNog:ENOG503P0H5), giving the protein MKFDWSTKNSKSNMIQWATFYSNFEHEVLPVSKGYRLTLTCNLYAERIAEAKLARFMEDELPLKKYARNIINDKTFMPKGGYLGFYTSHAYSHTSEIFSVSAIKGIDRAIWQGFLSLGYHVDLRPVLITERYEDDSYRYVMGKYFPVETYQNWQVDDETHLKFGASAASKFREVVWMNESHDEHKQRQLMYMVYGNEAPIHSDYSYCTIIVHVPEWDNQLGARAKLTSDPDNESECVSSLDFADTDREEAMAMDESEEEEEDESGFEYGGQIHACFLQPEIEGMSPENLWAYEVVKARLVN; this is encoded by the exons ATGAAGTTCGATTGGTCAACCAAGAACTCCAAAAGCAACATGATTCAATGGGCCACGTTCTACAGCAATTTCGAACACGAGGTCCTTCCTGTCTCAAAGGGATACCGACTTACATTGACGTGCAATCTGTACGCCGAACGCATTGCCGAAGCTAAACTGGCCAGGTTCATGGAAGACGAGCTTCCTCTGAAGAAGTATGCACGAAATATAATAAACGACAAGACTTTCATGCCTAAAG GCGGTTACCTTGGCTTCTACACCTCGCACGCGTATTCGCACACATCGGAGATCTTTTCCGTCTCGGCCATCAAAGGCATTGACCGAGCGATCTGGCAAGGTTTCCTGTCCCTGGGCTACCACGTCGACCTACGCCCGGTTCTCATCACTGAGAGGTACGAGGACGACTCGTACAGATATGTGATGGGAAAGTACTTTCCGGTGGAAACCTACCAGAATTGGCAAGTCGATGACGAAACTCATCTTAAAT TTGGGGCATCAGCCGCGTCAAAGTTCAGAGAGGTTGTGTGGATGAATGAGAGCCACGACGAGCACAAACAGCGTCAGCTGATGTACATGGTG TACGGAAACGAAGCACCTATCCACTCCGACTATTCATACTGCACCATCATCGTCCATGTGCCCGAGTGGGACAATCAGCTTGGCGCAAGGGCAAAATTGACTTCAGATCCGGACAACGAGTCTGAGTGTGTCTCTAGCCTGGATTTTGCAGATACGGATAGGGAGGAGGCCATGGCAATGGATGAgtccgaggaagaagaggaagatgagtCTGGCTTCGAATATGGGGGTCAGATTCACGCGTGCTTTCTGCAACCTGAGATAGAAGGGATGTCTCCAGAGAACCTTTGGGCATATGAGGTCGTTAAAGCAAGATTGGTGAACTGA
- a CDS encoding hypothetical protein (EggNog:ENOG503Q5B6; COG:S) — protein MSPIEVEDNMMTLVEELKTVMDTTTRLYILTPPLSVGILETALSTLASRSKITFPEGPHGKQDELLRALVADMPPATFGKAGKDVCDEKYRKALKRRPYPALDQFPPLPCRHH, from the exons ATGAGTCCAATCGAGGTCGAAGACAATATGATGACTcttgtggaggagttgaagacCGTGATGGACACCA CGACAAGGCTGTACATCTTGACCCCACCGCTCTCCGTTGGGATCCTCGAGACTGCTCTATCTACCCTTGCATCCCGCTCTAAGATTACCTTTCCAGAAGGTCCTCATGGGAAGCAAGATGAGCTCTTACGCGCCCTCGTCGCCGATATGCCCCCTGCAACCTTTGGCAAGGCCGGAAAGGACGTATGTGATGAGAAATATCGCAAGGCGCTGAAGCGTCGACCCTACCCAGCTCTCGACCAATTTCCGCCCTTACCATGTCGGCATCATTGA
- a CDS encoding hypothetical protein (EggNog:ENOG503PQ76; COG:S) → MKAVVILAFATLGLAGAVGKGHGGSGGGRGGPPGKGHGRPHPPKPTPKVCNPMDSCNREILGLGRKPVSLETRSADCAEYLKVTVTGAQRTWTETIYTTSGQIATTPAPAPVVTAAPKPVPAYADECRRDDDYASACGCLSVNVTTTTVRAAPAYEYHFGPAENCDEIAVREIPECAHECFNTLTPAWGCTGIRDMECQCGVNFQPIAMAMGECVLERCTQQEYNAVYPAGLNACRCAAASANLPQPTIIL, encoded by the exons ATGAAGGCCGTCGTAATTCTCGCTTTTGCCACCCTTGGCCTAGCCGGTGCCGTTGGAAAGGGACACGGAGGCTCCGGAGGTGGTCGTGGAGGCCCTCCCGGCAAAGGCCATGGGAgacctcaccctcccaaGCCTACACCCAAAGTCTGCAACCCGATGGACAGCTGTAACCGCGAGATCCTCGGCCTTGGTCGCAAGCCCGTCTCCCTTGAGACGCGCAGCGCCGACTGCGCTGAGTACCTGAAGGTTACCGTCACTGGCGCTCAGCGCACCTGGACTGAGACCATCTATACCACCTCCGGCCAGATCGCAACTACCCCTGCCCCGGCTCCCGTtgtcaccgccgcccccaaGCCTGTCCCTGCCTACGCTGACGAGTGCCGTCGTGATGACGACTACGCCTCCGCCTGCGGCTGCCTCAGCGTCaacgtcaccaccaccacagtccGCGCCGCTCCCGCGTACGAATATCACTTCGGTCCTGCCGAGAACTGTGATGAGATCGCCGTCCGCGAGATTCCCGAGTGTGCTCACGAGTgcttcaacaccctcaccccgGCGTGGGGCTGCACCGGCATCAGAGATATGGAGTGCCAGTGCGGTGTCAACTTCCAACCTATTGCTATGGCCATGGGCGAGTGTGTTCTTGAGCGCTGCACCCAACAGGAGTACAATGCTGTTTATCCTGCTGGTCTCAACG CCTGCCGCTGCGCTGCTGCCTctgccaacctcccccagccTACCATCATTCTTTAA
- the DBP4 gene encoding ATP-dependent RNA helicase dbp4 (BUSCO:EOG09260YMF; EggNog:ENOG503NU3N; COG:A) yields the protein MAPTTGGAKTVVAHRNKKNSKSADATPKKPETKTLKRKRGQDELEKLKAAIQELDPKSPNLTKFTDLPLCAATASGLRASHFEVLTDIQKAAIPLALKGHDILGAAKTGSGKTLAFLVPVLEKLVQAQWTEYDGLGALIISPTRELAVQIFEVLRKIGRNHVFSAGLVIGGKSLKEEADRLGRMNILVCTPGRMLQHLDQTAGFDVNNLQMLVLDEADRIMDMGFQSAVDALVEHLPKTRQTMLFSATQSKRVSDLARLSLKDPEYVSAHEEAPTATPTNLQQSYIVTPLPEKLDTLWGFIRTNLKSKMIVFFSSGKQVRFVYESFKRMQPGISLLHLHGRQKQVGRMEITRKFTSSKYACLFATDVVARGVDFPAVDWVVQVDCPEDADTYIHRVGRTARYESKGRAVLFLDPSEEKGFLSRLEQKKIPITKVNVREGKKTSIKGELQSQCFQSADLKYLGQKAFITYVRSIYVQKDKDVFKFNKMDLDGYAASLGLPGTPQVKFQKGAEEMRRANKQASRMAFDVGSDDDSSDYDAEGKPKKKEVKTKYQKMAERQNQDVLSSHYRKLVDEGAEDDDEDDGFLSVKRVLGDKELDETAEGINGKEIAGAKVVKIGDQEIVIDSKRAEKKLMSKAKVAKMMGKGQKLIFDEEGNAQPLYVLQGLEDFQKEGDAKELRQKFVEAEGERVKEADVEDKELARKRRKEKRDRAKARERGEEVERERGPITQLDSGDEMDEDPLALLRSLPIAGGGGEQSEEDEPPKKKTKKWFQNDSDVEDQPERKKKASSGKKVIEMGYEPDNLQDLEALAAGLLED from the exons ATGGCGCCTACTACTGGCGGCGCAAAGACTGTTGTCGCTCAtcgaaacaaaaagaacTCCAAATCGGCGGATGCGACACCGAAAAAGCCAGAGACGAAGACActgaagagaaaaagaggacaggatgagctcgagaagctgaAGGCTGCCATTCAGGAGCTT GACCCAAAATCGCCAAACCTCACTAAATTCACCGACCTCCCTCTATGCGCCGCGACCGCGTCCGGCCTCCGTGCCTCCCACTTCGAGGTTCTGACAGACATCCAAAAAGCCGCCATTCCCCTCGCTCTCAAGGGCCATGATATCCTCGGCGCCGCCAAAACCGGCAGCGGCAAGACCCTCGCTTTCCTTGTCCCCgtcctcgagaagctcgtccAAGCGCAGTGGACTGAATACGACGGCCTCGGCgctctcatcatctcccccacACGCGAGCTCGCCGTCCAGATCTTCGAAGTGCTCCGCAAAATCGGTCGTAACCACGTCTTCTCGGCAGGCTTGGTCATCGGAGGCAAGTCGCTCAAGGAAGAAGCCGACAGACTCGGCAGGATGAACATCTTGGTGTGCACCCCCGGCCGTATGCTTCAACACCTCGATCAGACCGCTGGTTTCGacgtcaacaacctccaaatGCTGGTTCTCGACGAAGCAGACAGAATCATGGACATGGGGTTCCAGTCTGCAGTCGACGCGCTGGTTGAGCATCTCCCCAAAACAAGACAAACGATGTTGTTCTCGGCCACCCAGTCGAAACGTGTTTCCGACCTTGCGAGATTGAGTCTCAAGGACCCGGAGTATGTCTCGGCACACGAGGAAGCACCGACAGCCACCCCGACCAATTTGCAGCAGAGCTATATTGTCACACCCCTTCCCGAGAAGTTGGACACGCTCTGGGGCTTTATCCGAACGAATCTGAAGAGCAAAATGATTGTCTTTTTCTCGTCAGGGAAACAAGTACGGTTTGTGTATGAGAGCTTCAAGCGCATGCAGCCTGGTATCTCGCTGCTGCATTTGCACGGCCGGCAAAAGCAGGttgggaggatggagattACCCGAAAATTCACCTCTTCCAAGTACGCTTGTTTGTTCGCCACGGATGTTGTCGCGAGAGGAGTTGATTTTCCCGCTGTGGACTGGGTCGTGCAGGTAGACTGTCCTGAGGATGCGGACACGTACATTCACAGGGTGGGTAGAACAGCCAGATACGAGAGCAAGGGTCGGGCGGTGCTGTTCTTGGATCCGAGTGAAGAGAAGGGGTTTCTGTCCAGGCTCGAACAAAAAAAGATTCCAATCACAAAGGTCAATGTTCGGGAGGGAAAGAAGACGAGCATCAAGGGAGAGCTGCAATCTCAGTGCTTCCAGTCGGCGGACTTGAAGTACCTCGGACAAAAGGCGTTTATCACATATGTGAGGTCGATTTACGTGCAAAAAGATAAGGACGTGTTCAAATTCAACAAGATGGATCTGGATGGGTATGCGGCCAGTCTGGGATTGCCGGGTACGCCACAGGTGAAATTCCaaaagggggcggaggagatgagacGGGCGAATAAGCAGGCCAGCAGGATGGCGTTTGATGTTGGGTCGGACGACGACAGCAGCGACTATGACGCCGAGGGcaagccgaagaagaaggaggtcaagaccAAGTACCAGAAGATGGCGGAGAGGCAGAACCAGGATGTGTTGTCTAGTCATTACCGGAAGCTGGTTGACGAGGGTgcggaggacgacgacgaggacgatgggTTCTTGTCGGTCAAGAGAGTGTTGGGCGATAAGGAGCTGGATGAAACTGCTGAAGGAATCAACGGGAAGGAGATTGCGGGCGCAAAGGTGGTCAAGATTGGTGACCAGGAGATCGTTATCGACTCGAAGcgggcggagaagaagctcatgtccaaggccaaggtggcCAAGATGATGGGCAAGGGGCAGAAGCTCATTTtcgacgaggagggcaaTGCCCAGCCATTGTACGTCTTGCAGGGTCTGGAAGACTTCCAAAAGGAGGGAGATGCGAAGGAGCTCAGGCAAAAGTTCGTCGAGGCcgaaggggagagggtcaAGGAGGCGGATGTGGAAGACAAGGAGTTGGCtaggaagaggagaaaggagaagagggatcGGGCCAAAGctagagagagaggtgaggaggtggagagggagagaggtcCGATTACTCAGCTTGATAGcggggatgagatggatgaggaCCCGTTGGCTTTGCTTAGGAGTCTTCCTATtgccggtggcggtggtgagcagtctgaggaggatgagccaccgaagaagaagacaaagaagTGGTTCCAGAACGACTCTGACGTGGAAGACCAGCCCGAACGGAAAAAGAAGGCCTCCAGTGGTAAAAAGGTCATTGAAATGGGCTACGAGCCGGATAACTTGCAGGACTTGGAAGCCCTGGCTGCCGGTCTTTTGGAGGACTAG
- a CDS encoding hypothetical protein (COG:S; EggNog:ENOG503P8AP) — MTDALSSPTTSLHIALNLGQNPISRGIGSSKSLQHSANSPSLFTMPPRQHPGRGGNVPSPSPQQHGRAGTPSSVRSSRKPIDTTAVRIDMPVKYSTSYGSAMATFPDRVRIMGGGNVRKAVHGVIDTVIKDNEAANARLLAKEKELASRTNTSSAHTQQPVQPLPPVQQPQTVRRTQVPGRTTLSQQISRSQSEESDQQGGDRENDGPSQQTLVDSQQGATTSMNRGMISDNRSRSGSARSRSKSPPTQNRKRSHDSVSPELPNVTSPELDRLTARVDALRQSNQAEAEARAEALKAQHVELEKQRRKEEREKKQAELLERAIAIDKARLAALAGNNSAAGSQVANPHQQQPPTTSNLLPFPPNFSVYSPSFGAPIRIPGGEVLQPPGYSNAPGTTDGASRSWQEETNVAVVDSATHVRVGSPAVGHVAAKPQPGSLEDALGTMGQANRTISVRGGMAGANPGGFTMANVSRRPGWRARAGVDRAPSISNPAVPAARVGTAGRPAVGGGGGPRRDPDSSDSSSSDEDDRAGNTDHGGRYTGPRNNTHVNRAGRWPTGGGGVNRSTVAAATAWVGDVLGKGGDILSRIWWPTVKWFLAASFVVAICSFLLGAGGPIRGMMPSSPYTKGDSLPDMAVFTEQQYNDFKAFWEKRATATELALRSVQSTLPKVVRVTKDRDGNIIVAKEFWEAILDRMKHEPSILRLEKGKISDAHWDAVRSRIKSTGLDHSFEDWFEKNKHRITSLLSGHPITKPVTSEADTYQDTVTSRQYVENLQQQIAISRKSFERDLEALRKELHGLIEEQKHKTGGLSKKEIQKLVKEIVGKELGSSPIRPGKRSPSAAIMDMLNRHVNWFSFGNGAQIDSSLTSPTYRIARPAMGTVAWLRAMSKKPQFLHDSFHATSLWTDSGHCWCAGIYAGKNKQKLPADIGISIAGLVIPKYVVVENINPGATTDPDSMPKDIEIWAKFENQAKNSQMQKWMNTQFPTAAANPRNAGHLREEFVQIGKFEYEYRHVDNGVFIHKLSDDLVTLDAVVDTVLIRAVTNNGSPDHTCFYRLRLYGQEVDEHTGKHIGSSSW; from the exons ATGACTGACGCCCTCAGCAGTCCAACAACATCGTTGCACATAGCATTGAATCTCGGTCAAAATCCAATATCGCGAGGAATAGGCTCTTCTAAATCGCTTCAGCATAGCGCCAATTCACCCTCGCTTTTCACCATGCCGCCTAGACAACACCCAGGTCGTGGCGGCAATGTCCCTTCGCCCTCACCTCAGCAGCACGGACGAGCTGGCACGCCTTCCTCTGTACGGTCTTCCAGAAAACCCATTGATACGACGGCTGTCAGGATCGATATGCCAGTCAAGTACAGCACCTCATATGGCTCTGCAATGGCTACGTTTCCGGACAGAGTCAGGAtcatgggaggaggaaacgTACGCAAGGCAGTGCACGGAGTTATTGATACGGTCATCAAAGATAACGAGGCTGCCAATGCCCGCCTGTTagcaaaggagaaggaacTGGCATCTCGCACTAACACCTCATcggcacacacacaacaacct GTGCAACCTCTCCCGCCTGTGCAACAGCCTCAGACTGTACGCAGGACACAGGTTCCGGGGAGAACGACGCTATCTCAACAGATTTCTCGCTCGCAATCGGAAGAGTCGGACCAACAGGGAGGGGACCGGGAAAATGACGGGCCCTCTCAGCAAACCCTCGTCGACTCACAGCAGGGCGCCACCACTTCGATGAACAGGGGCATGATATCTGACAACAGGTCGAGATCAGGCTCTgcaaggtcgaggtcgaAATCACCACCCACTCAGAACCGGAAGAGATCTCACGATTCCGTTTCCCCCGAACTCCCCAATGTCACCAGCCCTGAATTGGATAGGTTGACCGCGCGAGTGGATGCCCTACGACAATCCAAtcaagccgaagccgaagcgcGTGCGGAAGCTCTCAAAGCTCAACATGTGGAACTCGAAAAGCAACGCCGCAAAGAAGAACGCGAAAAGAAACAGGCGGAGCTGCTAGAGAGAGCGATTGCTATTGACAAGGCTCGCCTAGCTGCACTGGCTGGAAACAACTCGGCGGCCGGTTCTCAAGTCGCGaatccacatcaacaacaaccccctacAACTTCGAATCtgcttccttttcctccgAACTTCTCAGTATATTCACCTTCATTCGGTGCCCCAATTCGAATACCAGGTGGTGAGGTGCTTCAGCCACCTGGGTACTCGAACGCTCCAGGAACCACGGATGGTGCTTCTCGCAGCTGGCAGGAGGAAACCAATGTTGCTGTCGTCGACAGCGCAACTCATGTCAGGGTTGGGTCACCAGCCGTCGGTCATGTAGCAGCCAAACCGCAACCAGGCTCATTGGAAGATGCGCTGGGAACGATGGGGCAAGCCAACAGAACAATAAGTGTTAGGGGGGGTATGGCCGGTGCTAATCCTGGTGGTTTTACCATGGCGAACGTTAGTCGGCGTCCTGGTTGGCGTGCACGAGCGGGGGTGGATAGGGCGCCCTCAATCTCGAATCCTGCTGTACCTGCGGCCCGTGTCGGTACTGCTGGGAGGCCAGcagttggcggtggaggcgggccTAGGAGAGACCCAGATTCCTCCGATTCATCATCCAGCGACGAAGACGATAGAGCCGGAAACACCGATCATGGAGGTCGATATACCGGTCCTCGAAACAATACTCACGTCAATCGGGCAGGCCGTTGGCCCacaggaggtggaggagtcaATCGAAGTACTGTCGCGGCAGCCACTGCGTGGGTGGGCGATGTGCTGGGCAAGGGAGGCGATATCTTGAGCAGGATTTGGTGGCCAACTGTGAAATGGTTTCTTGCGGCCTCCTTCGTTGTCGCCATTTGCTCTTTCTTgcttggtgctggaggtCCGATACGTGGGATGATGCCGTCGTCTCCATACACGAAGGGTGATTCGTTGCCGGACATGGCTGTGTTCACGGAGCAGCAGTACAACGATTTCAAAGCGTTTTGGGAAAAAAGagccaccgccaccgagtTGGCACTCAGGAGTGTCCAATCCACACTTCCGAAGGTGGTTCGCGTAACCAAAGACAGGGATGGCAACATCATTGTTGCCAAAGAGTTCTGGGAAGCCATCCTGGATCGCATGAAACACGAGCCCTCCATTCTCAGGCTTGAAAAGGGAAAAATCAGCGACGCTCACTGGGATGCTGTTCGGTCTCGAATCAAAAGTACGGGGCTGGATCACTCTTTCGAGGACTGGTTCGAGAAAAACAAGCACAGGATCACGAGCCTCCTCTCCGGGCACCCAATCACCAAGCCAGTCACCTCTGAGGCCGATACATATCAGGACACGGTCACGAGTCGCCAGTACGTTGAAAATCTCCAACAGCAAATAGCGATATCTCGGAAAAGCTTTGAAAGGGATTTGGAGGCTCTACGCAAGGAGCTTCACGGACTCATCGAAGAGCAAAAACATAAGACGGGTGGTCTGAGTAAGAAAGAAATTCAAAAGCTGGTCAAGGAGATCGTTGGCAAGGAACTGGGCTCTTCCCCCATCAGGCCTGGCAAGCGAAGCCCAAGCGCCGCTATCATGGACATGCTGAACCGCCATGTCAATTGGTTTTCCTTTGGAAATGGTGCACAAATCGACAGCAGTCTTACTTCTCCGACCTACAGAATCGCGAGGCCAGCGATGGGCACTGTGGCGTGGCTCAGGGCCATGTCCAAGAAACCACAGTTTCTCCATGACAGCTTCCATGCTACCTCCCTCTGGACAGACAGCGGTCACTGCTGGTGTGCTGGTATCTATGCTGGCAAGAACAAGCAGAAGCTCCCGGCTGACATCGGCATCAGTATTGCCGGCCTGGTTATTCCCAAGTATGTTGTGGTCGAGAACATCAATCCGGGGGCCACAACCGACCCTGACTCCATGCCCAAGGACATTGAAATCTGGGCCAAATTTGAGAACCAGGCCAAGAATTCGCAGATGCAGAAGTGGATGAACACACAATTCCCTACTGCGGCTGCCAATCCTCGCAACGCCGGCCACCTTCGGGAGGAATTTGTCCAGATTGGCAAATTCGAATACGAGTATCGTCATGTGGATAACGGCGTCTTTATCCACAAGCTTTCTGACGACCTAGTTACACTTGATGCTGTCGTCGATACGGTGCTCATTAGGGCTGTCACGAACAATGGTAGCCCGGATCATACTTGCTTCTACAGACTTCGGCTCTACGGGCAAGAGGTTGACGAGCACACTGGAAAGCACATCGGATCGAGCTCGTGGTGA
- the GAL10 gene encoding UDP-glucose-4-epimerase (COG:Q; EggNog:ENOG503NVGX), translating to MAVGTVLVTGGTGYIGSFTTLALLENDYNVVIVDNLYNSSKVAVDRIELICGKRPLFYEVDVTNETALDEVFAKHPEIDSVIHFAALKAVGESGEIPLDYYRTNVGGSISLLRSMEKHNVTNIVFSSSATVYGDATRIPNMIPIPEHCPIEATNTYGRTKVMIEQVITDQIHAQRQKNQKAGKPFEQWNGALLRYFNPCGAHPSGIMGEDPQGVPYNLLPLLGKVATGEREKLLVFGDDYASKDGTAIRDYIHVLDLASGHLAALNYLREHKPGVRAWNLGSGRGSTVFEMIKAFSKVVGRDLPYEVVGRRQGDVLDLTANPARANEELHWKTQLTLEDACADLWRWVENNPRGYRQDPPAELLDALKASKHKN from the exons ATGGCCGTGGGAACCGTTCTCGTCACTGG TGGCACCGGCTACATTGGGTCTTTCACCACCCTTGCGCTGCTCGAAAATGACTACAATGTCGTCATTGTCGACAACCTTTACAACTCGTCCAAGGTGGCGGTAGATCGCATTGAGCTGATCTGTGGGAAGCGGCCCTTGTTCTACGAGGTCGACGTGACCAACGAAACCGCCCTCGACGAAGTGTTTGCGAAGCACCCAGAAATCGACAGTGTCATTCACTTTGCAGCTCTCAAG GCTGTCGGCGAATCAGGCGAGATTCCTCTGGATTACTACCGAACCAATGTCGGCGGCAGCATCTCGTTGTTGCGCTCCATGGAGAAGCACAATGTTACCAACATCGTcttctcgtcgtcggctACCGTTTACGGCGATGCCACCCGCATCCCCAACATGATCCCGATCCCTGAGCATTGCCCAATCGAAGCCACCAATACTTATGGCCGGACCAAGGTTATGATTGAGCAGGTGATTACCGACCAAATCCATGCCCAGAGGCAGAAGAACCAGAAGGCAGGCAAGCCCTTTGAGCAGTGGAACGGGGCGCTCCTGCGTTACTTCAACCCCTGCGGCGCGCATCCCAGTGGTATTATGGGTGAGGATCCGCAGGGTGTTCCCTACAATTTGCTCCCTCTGCTGGGCAAGGTCGCtacgggggagagggagaagctgTTGGTGTTCGGTGATG ACTACGCTTCAAAAGATGGCACCGCGATTCGCGATTACATCCACGTCCTCGATCTCGCCTCTGGTCATTTGGCTGCCCTCAACTACCTCCGCGAACACAAGCCTGGGGTTCGCGCCTGGAACCTGGGATCTGGCCGCGGCAGCACAGTGTTCGAGATGATCAAAGCCTTCAGCAAGGTTGTCGGTCGGGACCTGCCGTACGAGGTCGTTGGAAGGAGACAGGGCGATGTGCTTGACCTGACAGCCAACCCTGCCCGTGCAAACGAAGAACTCCACTGGAAGACACAGTTGACGCTGGAAGATGCCTGCGCTGATCTCTGGCGCTGGGTGGAGAACAACCCTAGGGGGTACAGACAAGACCCGCCGGCCGAGCTGCTGGATGCGTTGAAGGCGAGCAAGCACAAGAACTAA
- a CDS encoding hypothetical protein (COG:C; EggNog:ENOG503NV2G) has translation MAPMPKTMFGVVIPRPGGPDVLEYKTGLPVPSLGEGQILVRNEYVGVNYIDTYFRTGLYKPPSPSSNSNHPSTQRLKRHPLSLPLITGKEAAGTITASSHPSYPVGSRVVYLADNTYAQYTLLTFPLTQATILPASLTPETACAAYLQGLTALTFIREAAGITQQLGISEGPWTLVHAAAGGTGSMLVQILAVMGAKIIATAGGKQKCELAKKLGAGWVVDSSLPQEEVIRQVKEITNNKGVDVIFDGVGKATFGTVDLDVVARKGTIIVFGNASGAVEPVDLFRLMPKNIKIMRPSMPGYITTPEEKETFTSELFDLLVTGKIHANIHQIYPLKNVAQAHIDLESRKTTGKLLLKVE, from the exons ATGGCACCCATGCCCAAAACCATGTTCGGCGTTGTTATCCCCCGTCCAGGTGGCCCCGATGTCCTGGAATACAAGACCGGCTTACCCGTCCCTTCCCTCGGTGAAGGCCAAATCCTCGTCCGCAACGAGTATGTTGGCGTCAACTACATCGACAC ATACTTCCGCACCGGTCTCTacaaacctccctccccctcctccaacagcaaccacccctccacacAACGGCTCAAACGacaccccctctccctacCCCTGATCACAGGCAAAGAAGCCGccggcaccatcaccgcctcctcccacccctcctacCCCGTCGGCTCCCGCGTGGTCTACCTAGCAGACAACACATACGCCCAATACACCCTCCTAaccttccccctcacccaaGCCACTATCCTCCCGGCCTCGCTCACCCCCGAAACCGCCTGCGCAGCCTACCTCCAAGGTCTCACCGCCCTAACTTTCATCCGCGAAGCAGCAGGAATCACCCAGCAACTCGGAATCTCTGAAGGACCATGGACCCTCGTCcacgcagcagcaggcgggACAGGCTCCATGCTCGTCCAGATCCTCGCCGTCATGGGCGCCAAGATCAtcgccaccgccggcggcaaGCAGAAGTGCGAATTGGCCAAGAAGTTGGGAGCAGGATGGGTGGTTGACTCTAGCCTCCCGCAGGAAGAAGTCATCCGGCAGGTCAAGgaaatcaccaacaacaagggcGTAGACGTGATTTTTGACGGGGTGGGCAAGGCGACGTTTGGAACGGTAGACCTAGATGTcgtggcgaggaaggggacgATCATTGTGTTTGGGAATGCG TCTGGCGCTGTTGAACCGGTCGACCTCTTCCGCCTCATGCCCAAAAACATCAAGATTATGAGACCTTCCATGCCCGGatacatcaccaccccagaggaaaaggagaccTTTACAAGCGAGCTTTTTGACTTGCTCGTAACGGGCAAGATCCACGCCAATATCCACCAAATTTATCCCCTCAAGAATGTTGCCCAGGCGCACATCGATCTGGAGAGCAGGAAGACCACGGGcaagcttcttctcaaagtcgAATAG